Genomic DNA from Setaria italica strain Yugu1 chromosome V, Setaria_italica_v2.0, whole genome shotgun sequence:
CTTATGCAAAATAtggtttccttctctttcttcatttacTCCCTTGCTACACTATCTTTTATCTTAAGTGACAGGTTATTTAATTCTATAGATACCATCCTAGTCATTGGGTTGGACTGCCCTAACATACACTATGGTATGCGTGTACATGGGGAAGCTAAGGAAGAGGAATTGTTCGATTGGAGAAATTAAATATGTGACAAACGATGATCAGATGGTGGCGTAGTTTTGCAGTTACGACCTAGCTTCACCAGGGTTAGGCTCTAAAAACTTTGCTGTTTTTAGTGGGCATTTTACAGACTACGAACATCCTCGTCGTATGAATAATGTTAGCACATTGTTGCAATATGTTACCAGGGACGTTGGTGTTGGAGAGCGACCAGAGGAGAAGGGAGCAGAGGAGCATGACGATGGGGACGAGGTGGATGAGGGTGCGGGCGAGGTCGGCGCGCGAGGCGGCCTCATTCTTGGCTGTGTTCGACCGCGGGTCGTATGTCGGCAGTTGGTCGACATCCATCGCCCTAAAGCCTTGGCGTCAAATGACGACATAGTTCACATAAATTACTTCATAACCAGTAAGGCACCTATAGTTCAATCATAGTACGGTGTGGGCACTGATAAGTTTCTAGTCACAACACAACAACCACAGTAGTCGGTACACGGTTCATGCTGACTCCAAGATTTTTAGAGTGGTGTCATTTCCTATAGCAGCTAGATGTCAGCTCCAATGACTGATAGACGACCAACGACATTTGGATCTAGAGAGGATGTTAATGGAAGAAGCCTAGAAAGGATAGAGTTGTAACTATTATCTCTGTTCTAGCCAAGTTTCTCGTGGTGAACCGGTTAGAGTGGTGAACTTGGGTTCGAAGCACGACACCTCCTTAGAACAAAGTCCGGAGGATTCTCCTCCCGTGATCGagttttttttatctttgttccaaattgtaaatcgTTTCGGCTTTTCAAGGTGCATAGTTTTTTACAACGTATCTCGATATAacttatatctagatgcataacaaaagTTATAAACctataaaagctaaaatgacttaGGGTGAGTACATGACCAAAAGTATcatctttatatatatatatatatatagtatgtGTACATTAACTTATACAAAACTAGCCATGGAGAGATAACAATATTAAATCAAGAAAAAAGACCAGCATGTGACTAAATAGTTTGAAAATAAGTATTGGCACCACCAGGTTACTACTTAACACGAGGATACACGTATAATCAATAACATCTTCTTGTTGGCCACCTCCTCAATGACATGGTCGAGTTGTCCCCTCCCTACATTTCACTTCTCAGCACCCTCCTCTTCGTTCCATGAGCCTTGTCTATTGGATCCGAATCCTCTGTTGCAGTTAACATCCCTGAGCCTTTCCAGCTCGATGCAGTTCCACTGTTGTGTGGCATTATCGTGACATGCGCGACCATTGTGTGGCCGTCTCCTTTCTCTACCAGGACACCCGCTTCTGGTCATATAGTAAGACAAGTATAAGTAtcaggtaaaaaaaaagttgaataaCTTCACAAATGGAGTACAACAATAATCTCCATTTCACTATGTCTGTCCATGATCTCGAGAAAAACATTTCACAATGTTTATCTATTGAGGATGGCGAGATATAATTATTACAATATTTCCAATTAATACCTCTAATTAATAGGGCCAGGTGTGGGGCTAGGTGAG
This window encodes:
- the LOC111257344 gene encoding uncharacterized protein LOC111257344, coding for MDVDHLPTYDPRSDAAKKEALDASRADLARTLVHLVPVVVLLCGLLLWSLSNTNVPEAGVLVEKGDGHTMVAHVTIMPHNSGTASSWKGSGMLTATEDSDPIDKAHGTKRRVLRSEM